The following are encoded together in the Humulus lupulus chromosome 5, drHumLupu1.1, whole genome shotgun sequence genome:
- the LOC133779606 gene encoding uncharacterized protein LOC133779606: MAPYGMLYGGKFRTPLHWDEVGEKQILGREAVREATEVVAKIRQRMLTAQCRQRSYTDLKRRELEFSLGDQVFLRVSLMKRVMHFGKKRKLNPRYIGPFEILEKVGQVAYRLTLPPALAETYNVFHISMLRKYVPVPSHVLSYELLELKQYLSYDEQLVELLEAGVKELMLKKISLVKVLWKNCSTREAIWVLEEDMRERYPELFGKGQFQGRNSFYGG; the protein is encoded by the coding sequence ATGGCCCCATATGGAATGTTATATGGAGGAAAATTCAGGACACccctacattgggatgaggtgggGGAGAAACAGATTCTAGGTAGAGAAGCAGTGAGAGAGGCCACTGAAGTAGTCGCCAAGATTCGGCAGAGGATGTTGACTGCTCAGTGTAGACAGAGAAGCTATACAGATCTTAAGAGAAGAGAGTTGGAATTCTCTTTAGGTGATCAGGTGTTTTTGAGGGTCTCACTTATGAAACGGGTCATGCATTTTGGGAAGAAGAGAAAGCTAAACCCAAggtatataggtccatttgagattttggagaaAGTTGGGCAAGTTGCTTATCGCTTGACTTTACCACCAGCACTCGCTGAGACGTATAATGtgttccatatttccatgttgaggaagtatgtaccCGTTCCCTCCCACGTGTTGAGTTATGAACTATTGGAACTGAAGCAGTACTTAAGTTATGATGAGCAACTAGTTGAACTCTTAGAGGCAGGAGTCAAGGAATTGATGTTAAAGAAGATTTCGCTAGtgaaggtcctgtggaagaattgTTCAACTAGAGAGGCAATCTGGGTATTGGAAGAGGACATGAGGGAACGCTACCCCGAGTTGTTTGGTAAGGGacaatttcaaggacgaaattctttttacgGAGGGTAG